The proteins below come from a single Ktedonobacteraceae bacterium genomic window:
- a CDS encoding xanthine dehydrogenase family protein molybdopterin-binding subunit: protein MEAEQLNATGSSTGFERRKEDYPLITGHGRYVDDLRPAEGRPAALYMAVVRSPYGHAEIKNMRLDAARAVPGVVGVFEGAELVKDMPVLDTIPVPGLKKPERRPMAIGKARYAGDAVAVVVAESLYAAMDARDLVEVEYEPLEAVTDAEQALQGDAPLLYEETGSNVAFTSQMRGGDIASAFEQADQIVRLRVVNQRLAPSSIEPRACMFDFDPASGELAAWLSCQSIFRARDTLATFLHLDRRHIRVRNADVGGAFGAKNALLGEEIVAAALAVRLGRAVKWIEGRSENLQAQTHGRGQVNYIEAAVKADGRVLGLRVRTIADLGAFLAGATAMVPNRTPSFLCGPYRIQAVESEVVGVLTNKVPTAPYRGAGRPEATYIVERTMDRIARELKIDAAELRRRNFISVDAFPYTTVTGVRYDSGNYAAALDRALELSEYTSLRKEQLRRRKSGDPRLLGIGISSFIELTGDNAAPPGMLREAATVRIRRDGTILVQSGVAHNGQGHFTAFARIAASVFGLPGSKVEVQMNDSSLPGFSIGTFGSRVTQVAGSAVQLAAEAVREKAMRVAASRLEAAPADLAMENGSVMVRGVPARSIALGELARLVEEQPDLIEREAANPSNDVPIEGLAAWRDFSPQGATYASGTHVAVVEIETETGEVHILKYVAVDDCGRVLNHYLAESQIHGSIAQGIGQALYEEVQYDEDGQLLTGTLMDYALPIATQIPEFLTDFVETPSPFNPTGAKGVGEAGCIGAPPAIVNAVLDALEPLGIKEIDMPLKPEKVWRLLRHAE, encoded by the coding sequence ATGGAAGCAGAACAATTGAATGCTACAGGCTCTTCAACGGGATTTGAACGGCGCAAAGAGGATTATCCGCTGATAACCGGTCACGGGCGGTACGTTGACGATTTGAGACCGGCAGAGGGTCGGCCTGCTGCGCTTTATATGGCGGTAGTTCGTAGCCCCTATGGACACGCGGAGATCAAAAATATGCGTCTTGATGCTGCCAGAGCTGTGCCGGGGGTAGTTGGTGTCTTCGAGGGCGCGGAACTGGTAAAAGACATGCCTGTCCTCGATACCATTCCTGTGCCCGGCCTCAAGAAACCGGAGCGGCGTCCTATGGCTATAGGAAAAGCGCGTTACGCAGGCGATGCGGTGGCTGTTGTGGTGGCAGAAAGCCTGTATGCCGCGATGGATGCGCGCGACCTGGTGGAGGTTGAGTATGAGCCTCTAGAGGCAGTGACGGACGCGGAGCAAGCGCTGCAAGGGGATGCGCCTTTGCTGTATGAGGAAACAGGCTCAAATGTTGCTTTCACTTCGCAGATGAGGGGCGGCGATATCGCGAGCGCTTTCGAGCAGGCGGATCAGATTGTGCGGCTGCGAGTAGTCAACCAGCGGCTGGCGCCGAGCTCAATTGAGCCGCGAGCTTGCATGTTTGACTTTGACCCGGCCAGTGGCGAGCTTGCGGCCTGGCTGTCTTGTCAATCCATTTTCAGGGCGCGAGATACGCTGGCTACTTTTTTGCACCTGGACCGGCGCCATATTCGAGTGCGAAATGCGGATGTAGGCGGTGCTTTTGGCGCTAAAAACGCGCTTTTAGGGGAGGAAATCGTGGCGGCAGCGCTGGCAGTGAGATTGGGGAGGGCGGTGAAATGGATTGAGGGGCGTAGCGAGAATTTGCAGGCTCAGACGCATGGGCGCGGCCAGGTAAACTATATCGAGGCGGCAGTCAAAGCTGATGGGCGGGTTCTTGGCTTAAGAGTACGCACGATTGCCGATCTTGGCGCGTTTCTAGCCGGGGCAACTGCCATGGTTCCTAATCGCACTCCGTCTTTTCTGTGCGGCCCATATCGAATACAGGCGGTGGAGAGCGAGGTGGTGGGAGTGCTCACCAACAAGGTGCCGACCGCTCCTTACAGGGGCGCGGGACGGCCCGAAGCGACATATATTGTGGAACGGACTATGGATCGCATCGCGCGCGAACTGAAGATCGATGCTGCCGAACTGCGACGGCGCAACTTTATTTCAGTGGATGCTTTCCCTTACACGACTGTGACGGGTGTCAGATACGATAGTGGCAATTACGCTGCCGCACTGGATAGGGCCTTAGAATTATCCGAGTACACGAGTTTGCGCAAAGAACAATTGCGAAGGCGGAAGTCAGGAGATCCCAGGTTGCTCGGCATCGGGATATCCAGCTTTATTGAACTGACGGGCGATAACGCGGCTCCGCCCGGCATGCTCCGCGAAGCAGCAACGGTACGCATTCGCAGGGATGGAACTATTCTGGTTCAAAGCGGCGTAGCACATAACGGCCAGGGACATTTTACGGCTTTTGCCCGGATCGCGGCAAGTGTATTTGGCCTACCGGGTTCAAAAGTGGAAGTGCAGATGAACGATTCGAGCTTGCCGGGTTTTAGCATTGGCACATTTGGCAGCCGTGTCACCCAGGTCGCCGGTTCTGCTGTGCAGCTGGCAGCCGAGGCTGTGCGCGAAAAGGCTATGCGAGTGGCGGCAAGCAGATTGGAAGCGGCCCCGGCAGACCTGGCGATGGAGAATGGCAGTGTGATGGTACGAGGGGTGCCTGCGCGGTCTATTGCCTTAGGAGAACTTGCCCGGCTGGTGGAGGAACAGCCCGATTTGATTGAACGTGAGGCTGCCAATCCGTCAAATGACGTTCCTATCGAGGGGCTGGCGGCATGGCGAGATTTCAGTCCGCAGGGCGCGACCTATGCTTCTGGCACGCATGTAGCGGTGGTGGAGATAGAAACTGAAACCGGCGAGGTGCATATTCTTAAATATGTAGCGGTTGACGATTGCGGGCGCGTACTCAATCACTACCTTGCCGAATCGCAGATACACGGTAGCATCGCCCAGGGCATTGGGCAGGCGCTCTATGAGGAGGTGCAGTATGACGAGGACGGGCAGCTTCTCACGGGCACATTGATGGATTACGCGCTGCCGATTGCCACGCAGATACCTGAGTTCCTGACGGATTTTGTCGAGACGCCTTCGCCTTTCAATCCAACCGGGGCAAAGGGTGTGGGCGAAGCAGGCTGCATTGGCGCTCCGCCCGCGATAGTGAATGCGGTACTGGACGCGCTTGAGCCACTGGGGATCAAGGAGATCGACATGCCACTGAAGCCGGAAAAGGTTTGGAGGCTATTACGTCATGCTGAGTGA
- a CDS encoding AI-2E family transporter: MLSMPDSHQPVQHSNTSTSAWTRRLIVLLTILAALALALVILWAASHITTSLLIIAVAALIAYAITPLVALFRRFIPRPLAILASYLIVLIILGLVFYLIITTMIAQLSALANNVSIWLTPTSNGGNSPLVGILLRLGLTANQIQSIAQQLGSQLTSIAGSVAGGILPVIQGIASGILNILLTLVISIYLLVDGKRINEWLRTRTPLSQRGRVETLITVFQHVVGNYIRGQFTLSIVIGIIVGIGMAILGLRSYAVLLGVLSFVTEFIPVLGTIICGTVAVLLALTQGWLTAILVLAYFVLVHIFEGYILAPRLVGKAVGLNPAISLLALSIGAELFGPWGAIFASPIAGLLQALAVALWINYRRTHREEFPVVEEETPQAPVGIAVAPTIPAIQPGDNNGAKE, from the coding sequence ATGCTCTCAATGCCCGATTCGCACCAGCCTGTGCAGCATAGCAACACATCGACATCCGCGTGGACAAGGCGCCTGATCGTCCTGCTCACCATCCTCGCCGCTCTTGCCCTGGCCCTCGTCATACTCTGGGCCGCCAGCCATATTACCACATCGCTGCTCATCATCGCAGTAGCCGCCCTCATCGCCTATGCCATCACACCACTGGTAGCCCTTTTCAGACGCTTCATACCGCGCCCGCTTGCCATTCTTGCCTCCTATCTCATCGTTCTGATCATTCTCGGCTTAGTTTTCTACTTGATCATCACAACCATGATTGCCCAACTCTCTGCCCTGGCAAATAATGTCAGTATCTGGTTGACACCCACCAGTAATGGCGGAAATTCCCCCCTCGTCGGCATCTTGCTACGCTTAGGCCTGACCGCCAATCAGATTCAGTCCATCGCGCAGCAGCTCGGATCCCAGCTCACCAGTATTGCGGGCAGCGTTGCCGGTGGAATTTTGCCGGTCATTCAAGGGATCGCCAGCGGTATCCTCAACATCCTGCTTACCCTCGTCATCAGCATTTACCTGTTAGTAGATGGCAAGCGTATCAATGAATGGTTGCGTACCCGGACGCCATTATCACAGAGAGGGCGTGTTGAAACGCTTATTACCGTCTTCCAGCATGTTGTTGGCAATTATATCCGCGGCCAGTTTACCCTGTCCATCGTCATCGGAATAATCGTCGGCATAGGTATGGCTATTCTGGGGCTGCGTTCTTATGCCGTTCTCCTCGGCGTTCTCTCTTTCGTCACCGAATTTATTCCGGTACTCGGTACCATCATCTGCGGCACCGTCGCCGTCCTCCTGGCGCTCACACAGGGCTGGCTGACCGCCATCCTCGTCCTGGCCTATTTCGTACTCGTACACATCTTCGAGGGCTATATCCTGGCCCCGCGTCTCGTTGGCAAGGCGGTAGGATTGAACCCCGCCATCTCCTTACTGGCCCTCAGCATCGGCGCCGAACTCTTCGGACCGTGGGGCGCCATCTTCGCCTCCCCCATCGCCGGTCTGCTCCAGGCCCTCGCCGTTGCCCTCTGGATCAACTATCGCAGGACACACCGCGAAGAATTTCCAGTTGTGGAAGAGGAGACGCCGCAAGCCCCCGTTGGCATTGCCGTTGCCCCTACCATACCCGCTATCCAACCAGGCGACAACAACGGGGCGAAGGAGTAA
- a CDS encoding Xaa-Pro peptidase family protein, protein MPDNNVYPRFSAVEFARRYAALRATMQKAGLSALIVSGTVSSYNEIAYLSNFLVTREAMLVFPLEGDPALFVQMYNHVPTARQMACISDVRWGGPDTSVTAAGNVLERGFGESRIGLVGAISYKQYETLRRLLPGAALVDFMPQFIQLRLIKSDEEIEFLRKGAQFSDLAMQALENEARPGITEHQLTAIVEKAYLGLGGRTHIHYMATTSMRNPAVCVPAQHQSDRVIENGDVLLTEISAHYHSYPGQILRPFAIGTPPTPQYRHMYDVASEAFHRIASVIRPGATIDDLLDAAEYIHSAGFTIYDDLLHGFGGGYLPPVLRTRRTSPQPPAPFIFQENMTLVIQPNVITADERMGVQVGELVLITHDGIESLHHYPLRFVLCAQ, encoded by the coding sequence ATGCCCGACAACAATGTGTATCCTCGTTTCTCTGCTGTCGAGTTTGCCCGTCGTTATGCAGCTCTTCGTGCCACAATGCAAAAAGCCGGCCTCTCCGCGCTCATCGTTTCCGGTACAGTGAGTTCCTACAACGAAATAGCCTATCTCTCCAACTTCCTGGTAACTCGCGAGGCTATGCTTGTCTTTCCGCTTGAAGGTGATCCTGCCCTTTTCGTGCAAATGTACAATCATGTCCCCACCGCTCGCCAGATGGCCTGCATAAGCGATGTACGCTGGGGCGGGCCGGATACATCAGTGACAGCCGCCGGAAACGTGCTGGAAAGAGGATTTGGCGAGAGCCGTATTGGACTGGTTGGAGCCATCTCCTACAAGCAATATGAAACACTCAGGCGCTTACTCCCAGGCGCAGCGCTCGTCGACTTTATGCCCCAGTTTATACAACTCCGTCTTATCAAGAGCGACGAAGAGATTGAATTTTTGCGCAAAGGCGCTCAATTCAGCGACCTGGCCATGCAAGCCCTCGAAAACGAAGCGCGTCCCGGAATTACAGAACATCAATTGACAGCCATCGTCGAAAAAGCCTATCTTGGACTGGGGGGTAGAACCCATATTCACTACATGGCAACCACCTCCATGCGCAACCCTGCAGTATGCGTGCCCGCTCAGCACCAATCAGATCGCGTTATCGAAAATGGCGATGTTCTCCTGACCGAAATCAGCGCCCATTATCATAGCTATCCTGGGCAGATACTCCGGCCTTTCGCCATTGGCACGCCTCCTACGCCGCAATACCGGCATATGTATGATGTTGCTTCAGAAGCATTTCATCGTATCGCAAGCGTCATTCGCCCAGGAGCTACTATTGATGACCTACTGGATGCAGCCGAATATATCCATTCCGCCGGATTCACCATCTACGATGACTTACTGCATGGTTTCGGCGGCGGTTACCTCCCGCCCGTTTTACGAACGAGGCGCACAAGCCCTCAACCTCCGGCGCCATTTATCTTTCAGGAAAACATGACTCTCGTAATCCAACCCAATGTCATCACAGCAGATGAGCGTATGGGCGTTCAAGTTGGCGAACTGGTGCTGATAACTCACGACGGGATCGAATCGCTACATCACTATCCGCTACGTTTCGTATTATGCGCTCAATAA
- the manB gene encoding phosphomannomutase/phosphoglucomutase (converts mannose-6-phosphate to mannose-1-phosphate; the resulting product is then converted to GDP-mannose by ManC which is then used in the synthesis of mannose-containing glycoconjugates that are important for mediating entry into host cells): MTTTGNIIDPSIFKAYDVRGVYGQDLNEEIVYRIGRAAAIYLNVPEIVVSRDMRVSSPQLAAALIRGITDQGINVADCGLTTTDELYFIVGNYNYPAGIMITASHNPKQYNGMKFCRAGAAPISLDTGLADIRDLAIQGNFPEPQNKGQVTHRDATDDYIQHALSYIDISKIRPLKVVVDAGNGMAGMIMPRVFQHLSAQLVPLYFELDGTFPNHPPSPIEPENLEALRKKVIEVGAEFGAAFDGDADRMFPVDEHGNIVDGSMVMLLVSDSILRKHPGSTILYNLILSKSVPALIEREGGRAVRTRVGHSFIKAEMRKENAIFGGEHSGHFYFRDNWYADSGLIAFLLILELLSVENKPLSQLIRPLDTWVRSGEINTHVNDVQGKLKAIEEHFGKDAQSLDHLDGITIDYGDWWFNVRPSNTEPLLRLNLEANTQSLMEQKRDEVLEFIRS, translated from the coding sequence ATGACCACCACCGGCAATATCATTGATCCCAGCATCTTTAAAGCCTACGATGTGCGCGGCGTTTATGGACAGGACCTCAATGAGGAGATCGTTTATCGCATCGGGCGGGCCGCCGCCATCTATTTGAATGTCCCGGAGATTGTAGTCAGCCGTGATATGCGTGTCTCATCTCCTCAACTGGCTGCTGCCCTCATCCGCGGCATCACCGATCAAGGCATCAACGTTGCCGATTGCGGCCTGACCACTACCGACGAACTGTATTTCATCGTCGGCAACTATAATTATCCGGCAGGCATCATGATTACGGCATCGCACAACCCCAAGCAATATAACGGCATGAAATTCTGCCGCGCCGGGGCCGCCCCCATTAGCCTCGATACCGGCCTCGCTGATATACGCGACCTGGCAATACAGGGCAACTTTCCTGAACCACAAAACAAGGGCCAGGTCACTCATCGCGATGCCACCGATGACTACATCCAGCACGCCCTTTCCTACATCGACATCAGCAAGATTCGACCGCTCAAAGTCGTCGTCGATGCCGGCAACGGCATGGCCGGCATGATTATGCCCCGCGTATTCCAGCACCTGTCGGCCCAACTCGTTCCTCTCTACTTTGAACTCGATGGCACGTTCCCGAACCATCCTCCCAGCCCGATTGAGCCGGAAAATCTTGAAGCCCTGCGCAAGAAAGTCATCGAGGTCGGAGCCGAATTTGGAGCCGCCTTCGATGGCGATGCCGACCGCATGTTCCCCGTCGATGAGCATGGCAACATCGTCGATGGCTCCATGGTCATGCTACTCGTCTCCGACAGCATCCTGCGCAAGCATCCCGGTTCCACCATCCTCTACAACCTCATCCTCTCGAAGAGCGTCCCAGCCTTGATTGAAAGAGAGGGTGGCAGGGCAGTTCGCACGCGCGTCGGGCACTCGTTTATCAAAGCCGAAATGCGTAAAGAGAATGCCATCTTCGGCGGTGAGCATTCCGGCCATTTCTACTTCCGCGACAACTGGTACGCAGACTCCGGCCTCATCGCCTTCCTGCTTATCCTCGAACTCCTCTCCGTCGAAAACAAGCCGCTCTCCCAGCTCATCCGCCCCCTGGATACCTGGGTTCGCAGTGGAGAGATCAACACCCACGTCAACGATGTTCAGGGCAAGCTCAAGGCCATCGAAGAGCATTTCGGCAAAGACGCCCAATCGCTCGATCACCTGGATGGCATCACCATCGACTATGGCGACTGGTGGTTCAATGTCCGCCCATCCAATACCGAACCCTTGCTACGTCTCAATCTCGAAGCAAACACACAATCCCTCATGGAGCAGAAACGTGACGAAGTCCTTGAATTCATCCGCAGTTAA
- a CDS encoding D-2-hydroxyacid dehydrogenase gives MTATNDKPIVVLSLARLGAGWLERLQQISPNLRIEKRSPGDLNTIPTDLWRETQILYTFGWNLPAPDQVPNLRWVQLYSAGVNQVVNQPLFKTDVIFTTSSGIHAVNIAEYVFTMILAWFHRLPSLLEWQQTGVWPPEAQSRSVFLPQELWGKTIGIVGYGSIGRQVARLAAAFGMRILAMQRGADHRDHGFQFPGVGDPDGSLPARYYVPDQLHAMLGECDIVVISLPSTSSTRGLFNRAAFQSMKNSAFLVNIARGDVCNQADLIQALEEKQIAGAALDVFEQEPLPSDSPLWHLPNVFLSPHISGLTPEYDNRVSMIFAENLCRYLAGQPLYNLVDKEQEY, from the coding sequence ATGACTGCCACGAACGACAAACCCATTGTAGTCCTCAGCCTGGCTCGCCTCGGCGCAGGCTGGTTGGAACGTTTACAGCAAATCTCACCCAACCTGCGTATTGAAAAGCGCTCGCCCGGCGATTTGAATACCATCCCCACAGACCTGTGGCGAGAAACCCAGATTCTCTACACCTTCGGCTGGAATCTGCCTGCCCCTGACCAGGTTCCTAACCTGCGCTGGGTGCAACTCTACTCGGCAGGCGTAAACCAGGTCGTGAATCAGCCCCTTTTCAAAACTGATGTTATCTTCACCACTTCCAGCGGTATTCATGCCGTCAACATCGCCGAATACGTCTTTACCATGATCCTGGCCTGGTTCCATCGTCTCCCCAGCCTGCTTGAATGGCAGCAAACAGGAGTATGGCCGCCCGAGGCACAATCTCGCTCGGTCTTTCTCCCCCAGGAATTATGGGGCAAAACCATCGGCATCGTCGGCTACGGCAGCATCGGTCGCCAGGTCGCGCGCCTGGCCGCCGCCTTCGGCATGCGCATCCTCGCCATGCAGCGCGGCGCCGACCACCGCGATCATGGCTTTCAATTTCCCGGTGTTGGCGACCCCGACGGCTCGCTGCCCGCGCGCTATTACGTCCCGGATCAACTCCATGCCATGCTAGGTGAATGCGATATCGTCGTCATCTCCCTTCCATCAACCTCCAGCACACGCGGCCTGTTCAATCGAGCCGCTTTCCAGTCCATGAAAAACAGCGCTTTCCTCGTCAACATCGCTCGCGGTGACGTCTGCAATCAAGCCGATCTCATTCAAGCCCTGGAAGAGAAACAGATCGCAGGAGCCGCTCTCGACGTATTCGAACAGGAACCGCTCCCAAGCGATAGCCCCTTATGGCATCTTCCCAACGTCTTTCTCAGCCCCCACATCTCCGGCCTCACCCCCGAATATGACAACCGCGTCTCAATGATCTTCGCCGAAAATTTGTGCCGCTACCTCGCCGGCCAGCCCCTCTACAACCTCGTAGACAAAGAACAGGAGTATTAA
- a CDS encoding DNA starvation/stationary phase protection protein — protein MTTRQATKTQSNGKVKLFPAPAQLATPTDLTSQESQAITEALNPLIADLFALYVKTKNFHWHLSGSHFRDYHLLFDEQADQVFDAVDTLAERVRRVGGTTIRSISHISQLQTIEDDNNEFVPPGEMARRLMQDNAHLAKKQREAHQVCERCRDVATASQLEILIDESERRKWFLFEIVQGLNNTD, from the coding sequence ATGACAACCAGACAAGCAACGAAAACCCAATCCAACGGCAAGGTCAAGCTATTCCCTGCGCCCGCACAATTGGCGACACCTACGGACCTGACATCCCAGGAGTCACAGGCAATCACCGAAGCGCTCAATCCTCTCATCGCCGACCTGTTTGCTCTCTATGTCAAAACCAAGAACTTCCACTGGCACCTGTCCGGCTCGCACTTCCGCGACTACCACCTGCTTTTTGACGAGCAGGCCGACCAGGTCTTCGATGCCGTTGATACCCTGGCAGAACGTGTGCGCCGTGTCGGTGGCACCACCATTCGCAGTATCAGCCATATCAGCCAGTTGCAGACAATTGAGGACGATAACAACGAGTTTGTCCCTCCTGGCGAAATGGCCAGGCGCTTGATGCAGGACAACGCCCACCTCGCTAAGAAGCAGCGGGAAGCGCATCAGGTATGCGAGCGCTGTCGCGATGTAGCCACAGCCAGTCAACTAGAAATCCTTATTGACGAGAGCGAACGCCGCAAGTGGTTCCTCTTCGAGATCGTGCAAGGATTGAACAATACCGACTGA
- a CDS encoding PQQ-binding-like beta-propeller repeat protein codes for MTQNAAGNRVIYPENVPELRLDWTYATGGAISSSPVVANGTIYFGSSDHNLYALDAGSRQLGWRYLMGNTVETAPAVADDVVYAGSFDGTLVALEARSGGLLWSYTTKDAIDAAPIVADGLVYAGSTDHSLYALDASTGDLRWRFEAEGGIQSTPAIADGMVYFGCWDGTLYALDASTGAKVWTFTTGGRISSSPAVANGVVYFGSQDHSIYALDAGTGAELWSYETGDIILSSPVVSNGVVYIGSHDSRLHALDAVRGESLWNFLAGGAIDAAPVIADEVLYVGSWDTNLYALSTITGERLWSYATGDAIEAAAAVANGVVYVGSRDGKLYAFTSDRLWSYTTAGSVQSSPAVANGLVYVGSHDHRVYALDAMSGDEQWNYVTGGSIYSSPAVVDEVVYIGSNDNLVYALAGSTGARLWSAATGGNVTASPVIAQGMVLIGSHDHTFYAFDVNTGERLWSYTTGGPIYSSAAVDNGKVYFGSYDYKLYTLDMMTGKEIWSYETEGAVLSSPAIAEGRVYFGSRDHNFYALDAASGMEVWKYEAGDMIHSSPAVANGIVYFGSHDHRLYALDTDSGEEWWSFRSGGIIDSSPALADGVVYVGSQDHTLYALNAESGERLWSYTTGGMIVSSPRVADGVVYMGSDDRNLYAFNHRQILGKPAAK; via the coding sequence ATGACGCAGAACGCTGCTGGCAACCGGGTAATTTATCCTGAAAATGTGCCGGAGTTGCGGCTGGACTGGACTTATGCTACAGGGGGGGCGATCAGTTCCTCGCCGGTTGTGGCCAATGGAACGATCTATTTCGGCTCAAGCGACCATAACTTGTACGCGCTGGATGCCGGCAGCAGGCAGTTAGGCTGGAGGTATTTGATGGGCAATACTGTCGAAACTGCTCCGGCAGTGGCTGACGATGTGGTGTATGCCGGCTCATTTGATGGCACGCTGGTGGCGCTTGAGGCCAGATCAGGTGGTCTATTGTGGAGCTACACCACGAAGGATGCTATCGACGCTGCTCCGATTGTCGCAGATGGGTTGGTGTATGCAGGTTCGACCGATCATTCGCTGTACGCGCTGGATGCCAGCACGGGCGACCTGCGCTGGCGTTTTGAGGCAGAGGGAGGTATTCAGTCTACGCCTGCAATCGCTGATGGGATGGTTTACTTCGGGTGCTGGGATGGGACGCTGTACGCGCTGGATGCTTCTACCGGCGCGAAGGTATGGACTTTTACGACGGGTGGGAGGATCAGTTCTTCACCGGCGGTAGCCAATGGGGTTGTGTACTTCGGCTCGCAAGATCATAGCATCTACGCGCTGGATGCTGGTACGGGCGCGGAGTTATGGAGCTATGAGACGGGAGATATTATTCTTTCTTCGCCGGTAGTGAGCAATGGAGTCGTCTATATTGGGTCGCACGACAGCAGGTTGCACGCGCTGGATGCGGTTCGCGGCGAGTCACTGTGGAATTTCCTGGCCGGGGGTGCCATCGATGCTGCTCCTGTCATTGCCGATGAGGTGCTTTATGTTGGCTCCTGGGATACGAACCTGTACGCGCTCTCTACCATAACAGGCGAAAGGCTGTGGAGCTATGCTACCGGAGATGCCATCGAGGCAGCGGCGGCCGTCGCAAACGGGGTAGTGTATGTGGGTTCGCGCGATGGCAAGCTTTATGCATTTACCAGCGACAGGCTGTGGAGCTATACGACGGCAGGAAGCGTGCAGTCGTCGCCGGCGGTGGCAAATGGGCTGGTCTACGTTGGCTCGCACGACCATAGAGTCTATGCATTAGATGCGATGAGTGGTGATGAGCAGTGGAATTACGTGACGGGAGGTAGCATCTATTCTTCACCGGCAGTTGTGGATGAAGTGGTCTATATCGGCTCGAATGATAACCTGGTCTATGCCCTGGCAGGTAGTACGGGAGCCAGGTTGTGGAGCGCGGCAACCGGCGGGAACGTTACGGCTTCGCCTGTAATTGCGCAAGGGATGGTGCTGATTGGTTCGCACGATCATACCTTTTACGCGTTTGATGTGAATACAGGTGAGAGGTTGTGGAGTTATACGACCGGTGGGCCTATTTACTCCTCGGCCGCGGTAGACAATGGAAAGGTCTACTTCGGCTCATATGATTATAAGCTATACACGCTGGATATGATGACGGGCAAAGAGATATGGAGCTATGAAACGGAAGGTGCTGTGCTATCTTCACCGGCAATTGCGGAGGGCAGAGTCTACTTTGGTTCGCGCGATCACAACTTTTATGCGCTGGATGCTGCTAGCGGCATGGAAGTATGGAAGTATGAAGCTGGCGATATGATTCATTCGTCGCCGGCAGTCGCTAATGGGATCGTGTATTTCGGCTCGCACGATCATAGATTATACGCGCTCGATACCGACTCGGGCGAGGAATGGTGGAGCTTCAGGAGCGGAGGAATTATTGATTCGTCGCCGGCACTGGCAGATGGCGTAGTATATGTTGGGTCGCAGGATCATACGTTGTATGCGCTTAATGCGGAGAGCGGTGAGCGGCTCTGGAGCTATACAACGGGCGGAATGATTGTTTCGTCTCCACGAGTAGCTGATGGGGTGGTGTATATGGGTTCGGATGATCGCAACCTGTACGCTTTTAACCACAGGCAAATCCTGGGGAAGCCTGCCGCTAAATAA